The region AATTATTAAAGATAAAAGCAACTAGCACTTATTATGAAAGCTCACTTGAAAAGCTTAAAGATGAAGCAATGAAAGCTAATAATAAGGATTTAAAAGCCTTTAAATTAGTTGATAAGATTAGCAAATATTTTGTATTAATAATTTGTATAATTGCTAGCATTACAGGACTTGCTTGGTATTTTATAGATTCTTCTAAGGTGTTTTTTTATGTTAGTAGTGTGTTGTTAATCTCGTGTCCATGTGCCTTAGGACTTGCAATTCCTATGGTAATAGTAATTTGTATTAATTTATGCTTTAAAGAAGGAATAATTTTAAAAAATCCAGAGCTAATTAACTCAATAAAAGATATAGAATGCTTTGTTTTTGATAAAACAGGCACACTTACAAATTCCGTGCAAAAAATATCACACGATTTAAACGAAGCTGATTTTAGGCTAATTGCAAGTATTGAAAATACTCAAAATCACCCAATAGCTAAGAGTATTACGAATAATTTTACTGATTTTTTAGATTTAAATGGAACTTGTGCTTTAAAGGATAATTCTTTAATTTATACTGATGAGAATTTAAAAGTAGAAATAAAACCTTGCGAAAATGAGTTTTTATGCTATAAAAATGATTTATATCTAGGCAAAATTACTTTAGAAAACGAAATTAATGAAAATGCAAAAGAATTAATTAGCTTTTTAAAATCACTCAATAAAAGAATAATAATAATTAGCGGAGATAGTAAAGAAAGAGTAGAAAATCTAGCAAACAAACTAGAAATTAGCGAATATTATTTTAGAGTTACACCTGAAAATAAAGCTGCGATAATAAAGAGTTTAAACGCAAAAAGCGTATTTATTGGGGACGGGGCTAATGATATTAAGGCATTAAGAACGGCTAATTTTGGCATATCATTTAGCAACGCAAATGCAATTGCTAAAAATAAAGCCGATGCGATATTGCTAAAAAATGATTTGATTAAAATCATAAAACTTTTTGAGATTTTTGATAAAGCTTATAGTAAGATTAAGCAAAATTTATTCATATCGTTTTTTTATAATTTCATAGGAATTGCTCTAGCTTGTGGGGTTTTTAGCGAGATTAATTTGCATTTAAATCCTGCACTTTGTGCTATGCTTATGAGTATTTCATCGCTTGTTGTGGTGTTTAATTCTTTGCTTTTGTTTAGAAAATAAAATCAAATTCAAATTATTCTTAATTTAAATTTGATTTTTTATTTATATAAAGCAAATAACATTAACAGTTTAGTGCTTTTAATTTACGAAATTATGGATAAAATGGTAAAACATACTAGAATGATGGCGGTAGCTAGTTTTATAAGTAAATTTACTTATAAAGCTGGTGGAATGAGAAACCCAATAACTGAGAGTATTGTAAAAGATAATATTAATACAGACCATAAGCTCACACTAGAAATAGTTTAATCAACGATAAAAATAAAATCATGGCAAATTTCTTTACTCGTGGGGCATTACTTGCCTTGCTTGGTGGAAGAAAATCAGAAGTAGCTATGAAACTTTATGGCTTTTAATCTTGTTGGTGGATTATTTCCACCAACTATCTAATTCTTTATAATTTTCACAAGCTAATTTATAACCACTATCACAAGAAATCTTATAATACTTTAAAGCTTGTTTTTTATCTTTTTTATCTTTAGTATCAGCGTATAATAATTTATAATGTTTTCCTACCATAATGCAATATTTATTATTTAATTCACAAGATTTTACATAATAATCAAATTCTTTTTTTTCATCACTGAAAATAATTTGATTTTTTGGAGAATACTTAGAATAAAATTTAGCCAAAATCAAACAAGACTTAGCACTTTGTAACTCATCGCAACCTTTAAAAGCTACTTCAGCACTCTCTTTTGATTTTAAATAATCACTACTATCATATTTTTTATAATCCAAATAATTCTCACAAGATTTAGCATTGTTTTCTTTGATACATTCATCATATAATCTTGCTTGTGTGTAATTTAGTGTGGGCTCAGTATCATAAATCCCCCTAGCATTAATTTGTAATGCTAATATGAATAATAACAATAATTTTTTCATATAATCCTCCCTTATTTTTAAGATTTTGTTATATTTTAACATATTAGCTTTAGACTAAAAATAGCATAATTTTAATATAAAATAGAGTTTTTATAACATCTTTAATTTATTTTTAATTAATTTTGGTTTTTACATTTCTATATTTTTAAATAATTTAAAGAAGAAAATAAAAAAAACTACAACTATCACCAAGACTTATGTAATA is a window of Campylobacter sp. MG1 DNA encoding:
- a CDS encoding heavy metal translocating P-type ATPase is translated as MKNIRLFINGMHCVNCANSIKQEALKLGVIDARVDFINKFGEFSVNDDFDSEKLIFAIKKLGFEVSLEKINAKNTYEGIRLIFLAIFSVLTFIDFSFLFSCVFASLAILLSLDFYKRVIFHKSYGMDLLVVLGISINYFYSFFSIHHHFFFESTFVCFVIRLGKFIENKAKAKANSLITPSKIPTITLANNKIIKANQISKDDELLIKNGEEILVDGICLNEALIDESVISGESFSLSKKIGELVYAGSINKGELLKIKATSTYYESSLEKLKDEAMKANNKDLKAFKLVDKISKYFVLIICIIASITGLAWYFIDSSKVFFYVSSVLLISCPCALGLAIPMVIVICINLCFKEGIILKNPELINSIKDIECFVFDKTGTLTNSVQKISHDLNEADFRLIASIENTQNHPIAKSITNNFTDFLDLNGTCALKDNSLIYTDENLKVEIKPCENEFLCYKNDLYLGKITLENEINENAKELISFLKSLNKRIIIISGDSKERVENLANKLEISEYYFRVTPENKAAIIKSLNAKSVFIGDGANDIKALRTANFGISFSNANAIAKNKADAILLKNDLIKIIKLFEIFDKAYSKIKQNLFISFFYNFIGIALACGVFSEINLHLNPALCAMLMSISSLVVVFNSLLLFRK